The following DNA comes from Pseudomonas triticicola.
ACCTGGCCCATCACGACGTCGCGGTGGTCGCCGTCTCCCACGCGCCGTTGCGCGAGTTTCAGGCGTTCAAACAACGCATGGGCTGGAAATTCGACTGGGTCTCGTCAGAAGGTTGCGATTTCAATTACGACTTCGGCGTCTGCGCCCGGGCTGAGGACGTCGCCGAGGGCAAGGCTACCTACAATTACGAAAAAACCGACAGCGCCGAGGAAGAAATGCCGGGGCTGAGCGTGTTTTATCGCAATGACGAAGGCGAGATTTTTCACACCTATTCCACATACGCGCGCGGCCTGGACATGCTGGTTGGCGCTTACCACTACCTTGATCTGACGCCCAAGGGCAGGAATGAAGACGAGATCATGGAATGGGTGCGACATCATGATCGGTATGACGGTGCGACGAAGTCGGGTTGCTGCCATGCCGATTGAGCGCAACCCTGCCCCCACAGTTTCTGAACTTTTGCCAAGCTTCAGCCCTCAACCGCTTGTCTGCCTTAACCGGAACTGAGGCCTGCCCATGAAAACCCTGATCAAGCTCTTCCTCGCCGCCACCCTTGCCTGCGCCCTGCCCGTCTGGGCTTGCACGCCGGAAGAGGCGACGATCAAACGCGAACAACTGGCCAAGGAAGTCTCCAAGCTCACCGAGCAGAATCCGGAAAAAGCCAAGGAGATTAACGCCGAGTTGCAGAAAATGGATCTGGACACGGCCAGCGCGGATCTGCCGGACAAGTGCCAGTTGATCGATCAGCGTATGAAGGAACTGGGTTCGGCGGAGAAAAAGGCCGACAGTTGAGACGAAAAAAAACCGGACAATGTCCGGTTTTTTTATGCGCGGTCTAAAGCTTACTCAGCCGCAGGTTCAGCTGGCTTGCGACGCTTGAGCGGGGCCATGCCGTCGCTGCTGACAAGGGAATCCGGCTTCGGACGGTTGACGCTCTTGCGCTTGGTCGGCGTCTTGGCGGCGGTTTTCTTCTTGTCACCCTTGGCGTCGGTCTTTTTCTTTTTCACACCGACGGCTTTGCCCGAGGCCTTGACCTTTTTCGGCCCGCCGTAGGTGCCTTTGACTTCCTTGATCGTGCGGCGCTCGAAGCTCTGCTTCAGGTAGCGCTCGATGCTCGACATCAGGTTCCAGTCGCCGTGGCAGATCAGCGAGATCGCCAGGCCATCGTTGCCGGCACGGCCGGTACGACCGATACGGTGCACGTATTCGTCGCCGCTGCGCGGCATGTCGAAGTTGATCACCAGATCCAGACCGTCGACGTCCAGGCCACGGGCCGCGACGTCGGTCGCGACGAGGATCTTCACACCACCCTGCTTCAGACGATCGATCGCCAGTTTGCGATCCTTCTGGTCTTTCTCGCCGTGCAGCACGAACGCTTTGTATTCCTGGGCCACGAGGCGGCCGTAGATGCGGTCGGCCATGGCGCGGGTGTTGGTGAAGACGATGGCCTTCTGGTAGGTCTCGTTGGCCAGCAGCCAGTTCACAATCTGCTCTTTGTGCTGATTGTGGTCGGCGGTGATGATTTGCTGACGAGTCGTCGAGTTGAGCTGGCTGACCGCGTTGAGCTGCAAGTGCTCAGGGTTGTTCAGGACCTTGGCGATCATCTCGCGCAGGCCGGAACCGCCGGTGGTGGCGGAGAACAGCATGGTCTGCTGACGGTTCGGGCATTCATCGACCAGACGCTGCACATCTTCGGCGAAACCCATGTCGAGCATGCGGTCGGCTTCGTCGAGCACCAGCACTTCGACTTCTTTCAGGTCGAGGTTGCCAGCATTGAGTTGCTCGATCATCCGCCCCGGGGTGCCGATGAGGATGTCCGGCACTTTGCGCAACATGGCGGCCTGGACTTTGAAGTCTTCGCCGCCAGTGATCAGGCCGGACTTGATGAAGGTGAACTGCGAGAAGCGTTCGACTTCCTTCAAAGTCTGCTGGGCCAGCTCACGGGTCGGCAGCAGGATCAGCGTCTTGATGCTGACGCGGATCTTCGCCGGGCCGATCAGGCGATTGAGGATCGGCAGGACGAAAGCGGCGGTTTTGCCGCTACCGGTTTGCGCCGTCACCCGCAGATCACGCCCCTGGAGCGCCAGCGGGATGGCCGCGGCTTGCACTGGCGTTGGCTCGACAAATTTCAGCTCGGCCACGGCTTTGAGCAGGCGTTCGTGCAGGGCGAATTGGGAAAACACGGTTGCTACCTCGAAGATATGCAAAAAAACAGCTGCATAGGTTACCGGTTTCGAGCGCTCAGGCCGAGTTTCTTTGTGCAAACGCCGACAATCAGTGGTTTTTTTGTTGCCCGATTTGTCACTCGCTGCAATACACAGCGTCTTAAATGCTCTAATCGGCCCTCGCGTCTTACAGAAGAAATGTTTCGCTCATGGATATCAAACAGCTCTGGCTCAAAGCCCAAGGCCTCTGGGGCACGCTCGAAGAGCACCCACTTCTGCAATCGGGACTGGCGCTGCTGGTGCTGCTGGTCATCGCGCTGGTGCTCGGACGGGTGGCGCGTTACCTGATCCTGCACGCCAGCCGCATGCTCGGCCGCCAACCGGCGCTGCACTGGATCAACGACTTCCGCCACAACAAGGTGTTTCAGCGTCTGGCGCAGATGACGCCATCGCTGGTGATCCAGTTCGGCCTGCACCTGGTGCCGGAGCTGAGCAAAACCGCGATGAATTTTCTCGGCAACGTCGCCCTGGCGTTCACCATTCTGTTCCTGCTGCTGGCAGTCAGCGCCCTGCTCAATGCCTTGCTCGACATCTATGCCCGCACCGAGCACGCCCGCACGCGCTCGATCAAAGGCTACGTGCAGCTGGCGAAAATGGTTTTGTACGTGTTCGGCGCGATCATCATCGTCGCTACATTGATCGACCGTTCGCCGCTGTTGCTGCTGTCGGGTCTGGGTGCGATGTCGGCGGTGATTCTATTGGTCTACAAGGACACCCTGCTGTCGTTCGTCGCCAGCGTGCAGCTGACCAGCAACGACATGCTGCGCGTCGGCGACTGGATCGAAATGCCACAAGTCGGCGCCGATGGCGACGTCGTCGACATCACGTTGCACACGGTCAAAGTGCAGAACTTTGATAAAACCATCGTCTCG
Coding sequences within:
- a CDS encoding DEAD/DEAH box helicase, encoding MFSQFALHERLLKAVAELKFVEPTPVQAAAIPLALQGRDLRVTAQTGSGKTAAFVLPILNRLIGPAKIRVSIKTLILLPTRELAQQTLKEVERFSQFTFIKSGLITGGEDFKVQAAMLRKVPDILIGTPGRMIEQLNAGNLDLKEVEVLVLDEADRMLDMGFAEDVQRLVDECPNRQQTMLFSATTGGSGLREMIAKVLNNPEHLQLNAVSQLNSTTRQQIITADHNQHKEQIVNWLLANETYQKAIVFTNTRAMADRIYGRLVAQEYKAFVLHGEKDQKDRKLAIDRLKQGGVKILVATDVAARGLDVDGLDLVINFDMPRSGDEYVHRIGRTGRAGNDGLAISLICHGDWNLMSSIERYLKQSFERRTIKEVKGTYGGPKKVKASGKAVGVKKKKTDAKGDKKKTAAKTPTKRKSVNRPKPDSLVSSDGMAPLKRRKPAEPAAE
- a CDS encoding mechanosensitive ion channel family protein translates to MDIKQLWLKAQGLWGTLEEHPLLQSGLALLVLLVIALVLGRVARYLILHASRMLGRQPALHWINDFRHNKVFQRLAQMTPSLVIQFGLHLVPELSKTAMNFLGNVALAFTILFLLLAVSALLNALLDIYARTEHARTRSIKGYVQLAKMVLYVFGAIIIVATLIDRSPLLLLSGLGAMSAVILLVYKDTLLSFVASVQLTSNDMLRVGDWIEMPQVGADGDVVDITLHTVKVQNFDKTIVSIPTWRLMSESFKNWRGMQQSGGRRIKRSLFIDASGVRFIRDDEEEKLSQVHLLTDYMGRKKAELKAWNEAQGNVAAMSANRRRMTNIGTFRAYALAYLKSHPEIQPNMTCMVRQMQTTAQGIPLEIYCFTRTTVWADYERIQGDIFDYLLAVLPEFGLSLYQQPSGGDLRSGLLPAVLGSASIAEPEKHLM
- a CDS encoding DUF899 domain-containing protein; the encoded protein is MNVTNHPVVSREEWLAARQQHLAHEKAFTRERDRLSAERRALPWVKVDKDYHFQGPNGELRLNDLFGQNSQLIIYHFMFAKGWEQGCQGCSFLSDHIDGANQHLAHHDVAVVAVSHAPLREFQAFKQRMGWKFDWVSSEGCDFNYDFGVCARAEDVAEGKATYNYEKTDSAEEEMPGLSVFYRNDEGEIFHTYSTYARGLDMLVGAYHYLDLTPKGRNEDEIMEWVRHHDRYDGATKSGCCHAD